One window of Mangrovibacterium diazotrophicum genomic DNA carries:
- a CDS encoding glycoside hydrolase family 43 protein, with the protein MNLFLQLALFLSIFACNKSSDDGAIVDEKPNPVTFGDPFILEHDGTFYMYGTSNAEIGIQVFQSTDLKHWSGPAGERYGYALYRDDVWGNYGFWAPEIYELDNRFYMFFSVQEHIAVAVSDSPLGPFVQENKTPLLTTQAIDTHLFIDEDGRKYLYYVAFTDGNVIWMCEMNDDYLSIKENTIQECFGVSQPWENSQKEPVAKVTEGPYILKHNGLYYLVYSANHFASPDYGIGYATAPSPTGPWTKYEGNPIVASDSDIVGTGHCAFFTDLEGNLNVVYHSHYSKTSVQPRLVHINQCRFVTNPNGGPDILEIVAPRIDPILEN; encoded by the coding sequence ATGAATCTATTTCTTCAGCTTGCCCTGTTTCTTTCGATTTTCGCCTGCAATAAGTCTTCGGACGATGGAGCAATTGTCGATGAAAAGCCGAATCCTGTGACCTTTGGTGATCCGTTCATTCTGGAGCATGACGGAACCTTTTACATGTATGGAACATCGAATGCTGAAATCGGAATTCAAGTTTTCCAATCTACTGATTTGAAACATTGGAGTGGACCAGCCGGAGAACGCTATGGTTATGCTCTTTACCGTGACGACGTTTGGGGTAACTATGGCTTTTGGGCGCCTGAAATTTATGAATTAGATAACCGTTTTTACATGTTTTTCTCGGTGCAGGAACACATTGCTGTTGCTGTTAGCGATAGTCCGCTGGGGCCATTCGTTCAGGAAAATAAAACACCGCTGCTCACAACCCAGGCCATCGATACCCATTTGTTTATCGATGAAGATGGTCGCAAATACCTTTACTACGTCGCCTTTACGGATGGTAACGTGATCTGGATGTGCGAAATGAATGACGACTATTTGTCGATCAAGGAAAATACAATTCAGGAATGTTTTGGTGTTAGTCAGCCTTGGGAAAACAGTCAGAAAGAGCCGGTTGCCAAAGTAACGGAAGGTCCGTATATCCTGAAACACAACGGACTTTACTACCTTGTTTATTCGGCCAACCATTTTGCCAGCCCCGACTATGGCATCGGTTACGCAACGGCACCTTCGCCAACCGGACCGTGGACGAAGTATGAGGGAAATCCGATTGTTGCATCAGATAGTGATATTGTAGGAACCGGGCATTGTGCCTTTTTCACCGATTTGGAAGGAAATCTGAATGTGGTGTACCATTCCCATTATAGCAAGACCAGCGTACAACCCCGTTTGGTGCACATCAACCAATGTCGTTTTGTGACCAATCCGAACGGTGGTCCCGATATTCTGGAAATCGTTGCTCCAAGGATTGATCCAATCCTGGAAAACTAA
- a CDS encoding glycoside hydrolase family 43 protein, translating into MNFNKIKIFLYAALLLFACTRVRAQQPDPPGQVDNPNEAVNQAYLFAHMIHEDYGRLYYTVSLDGLHWHALNNMKRVFEDYKGHPDICKGHDGRYYIVGNRSDASPDINIWVSDDLISWELYNTFTPDLKSTPDYSYALQRIGAPKLYFDEDSKQYVLSWHTPHKEGGETYWASQRTLYVLSKDLKTFSDHPTRLFDWDMGTIDVFIRKIGESYYAILKDETYPTLYWTTGKTIRIAKAPSLLGPYSEPGPSISPNFREAPMLIPSPDGKIWYMYYEQYPGVSYGLSIADNMNGPWFQASGYTFYSDWDKYSLPAKVRHGCMITISRTEYDKLVEHFGIEEED; encoded by the coding sequence ATGAATTTCAATAAAATTAAAATATTCCTTTACGCAGCTTTACTGCTGTTTGCTTGTACCAGGGTGAGGGCACAGCAACCTGATCCACCGGGACAAGTGGATAATCCGAATGAAGCAGTGAACCAAGCCTATCTTTTTGCGCATATGATCCACGAAGATTATGGGCGGTTGTATTACACGGTGAGCCTGGATGGTTTACACTGGCATGCACTCAACAACATGAAGCGTGTGTTTGAGGATTACAAAGGACACCCTGATATTTGCAAAGGCCACGACGGAAGATATTATATTGTTGGTAACAGAAGCGACGCTTCACCGGATATCAACATCTGGGTTTCCGACGATCTGATTAGTTGGGAATTGTACAATACGTTTACCCCGGATTTAAAGAGTACTCCTGACTATTCGTATGCACTGCAGCGAATTGGGGCCCCAAAGCTTTATTTCGACGAAGACTCAAAACAATACGTGCTCAGCTGGCACACGCCGCATAAAGAAGGGGGCGAGACGTATTGGGCCAGCCAACGTACGTTGTACGTTCTGTCCAAGGATTTGAAAACATTTTCCGATCACCCAACCCGTTTATTCGATTGGGACATGGGAACAATCGATGTGTTTATCCGCAAGATCGGGGAGAGCTACTATGCAATCTTAAAAGATGAAACTTACCCCACGCTTTACTGGACGACCGGGAAAACGATTCGTATCGCGAAAGCCCCGTCGTTGTTGGGGCCTTATTCAGAACCCGGACCGTCAATCAGCCCGAATTTTCGCGAAGCTCCCATGCTCATTCCTTCTCCAGATGGGAAAATCTGGTATATGTACTACGAACAGTACCCGGGAGTTTCCTATGGGCTTTCCATTGCCGATAATATGAACGGCCCTTGGTTCCAGGCGTCTGGCTATACATTTTACAGCGATTGGGACAAGTACAGTCTTCCGGCAAAAGTTCGCCACGGCTGCATGATTACCATTTCGAGGACTGAGTATGACAAGCTGGTCGAGCATTTTGGAATAGAAGAAGAGGATTAA
- a CDS encoding glycoside hydrolase 5 family protein, whose amino-acid sequence MNKKIYLGVVVLMMAFTACQNSPKKTQEEAEPVAKIWTKEQAQAWQNENGWLRGSNFNPSTAINQLETWQAESFDTATIDRELGWAENIGMNCMRVYLHHVAWEVDKDGFKGRMDKYLDIADSHGIKTIFVIFDDCWNPTYHAGRQPDPKPGVHNSGWVRDPGDLLYEDSTLVDELEVYVKDVLTTFKDDKRIALWDLYNEPGNSNYGNRSMPLLKKVFDWGWEVRPSQPLSAGVWNLSLSDLNKFQVENSDVITYHNYEGPEKHQAAIDTLKLYGRPLVCTEYMARRNNSLFTNIMPILKKEHIGATNWGLVAGKSNTKYAWDEPISDGSEPPLWFHEIFHTDGKPYKQEEVDLIKSLTLGE is encoded by the coding sequence ATGAATAAAAAAATCTACTTAGGTGTAGTCGTACTGATGATGGCTTTTACGGCTTGCCAAAATTCACCGAAGAAGACGCAGGAAGAAGCGGAACCAGTTGCAAAAATCTGGACGAAAGAACAGGCTCAGGCCTGGCAGAATGAGAATGGTTGGTTGCGTGGTTCTAACTTCAACCCCAGTACCGCCATTAACCAGTTGGAAACCTGGCAAGCTGAATCTTTTGATACGGCCACGATCGATCGCGAGCTGGGTTGGGCCGAGAACATTGGGATGAACTGCATGCGTGTTTACCTCCACCACGTTGCCTGGGAAGTTGATAAGGACGGTTTCAAAGGTCGAATGGATAAATACCTGGATATCGCCGACAGTCACGGTATCAAAACAATCTTTGTAATTTTTGACGATTGCTGGAATCCAACTTACCACGCCGGTAGACAGCCCGATCCGAAACCGGGCGTACATAACTCGGGATGGGTACGCGATCCGGGAGATTTGCTGTACGAAGATTCTACTTTGGTCGATGAGCTGGAAGTGTACGTGAAAGATGTTTTGACGACTTTCAAAGACGACAAACGTATCGCGCTTTGGGATTTGTACAACGAACCTGGCAACTCGAATTACGGAAACCGCTCGATGCCGTTGCTGAAAAAAGTGTTCGATTGGGGATGGGAAGTGCGCCCGTCACAACCCTTGTCGGCTGGCGTTTGGAATCTCTCTTTGTCTGATTTGAATAAATTCCAGGTTGAAAATTCTGACGTCATCACTTATCACAACTACGAAGGGCCGGAAAAGCACCAGGCAGCAATCGATACGCTCAAGTTGTACGGTCGTCCGTTGGTGTGTACCGAGTACATGGCTCGCCGCAACAACAGCTTATTCACCAACATTATGCCAATATTGAAGAAGGAGCATATTGGCGCCACCAATTGGGGATTGGTAGCCGGAAAATCGAATACCAAGTATGCCTGGGATGAGCCGATTTCGGATGGATCAGAACCACCATTGTGGTTCCATGAAATTTTCCATACGGACGGAAAGCCTTACAAGCAAGAAGAAGTTGATTTGATCAAGAGCCTCACACTCGGAGAATAA
- a CDS encoding sugar-binding protein, whose product MIQPGYKKQKTKLLTVLIGCFVSLSSSCSSGGGDDIVPKTEPAIHENIDGIRIAWDYSTRVKIAPADDQSAGYYGYARMRELHDGRLVCVYETSYGNIELVFSDDKGASWGERQTIFATENNIAMAVPDLIELTDHSLLVACNPRPRQPYSDDRKFGIKVCKSPDGGQSWDEEQEIYQAQSIFEDGCWEPSFVQLPSGEVQLFFANEGFFTSSSEQNISMFRSLNNGDSWAAEPVVVGFRPGRRDGMPVPLLLEDKGEILVAVEDNKVGEFKPTIYREKIPNNWNDVFISADDSRRSYHPMTDRLADDIYAGAPYLARLEAGEVLLSYQTTLNRSKQWDLSSMAVEIGDESGLLFGNRTIPFDIPITRRGLWNSLAVIDGNTPVAITSTDAWSTNSVQVWMIKGHVIPEFVIRQGTASVDGQLDDACWDGEWPYFVGHKGVLRMYASLSKDQENLYLAARIEDTDYSSSNTNELVFQFDTERKGYEKPHQGIFAVHCQRDGAISIEEGSFGEWEPVESVSGVAYKVVQSGSSYFIELAIPLSLFHSEFTTGKHMGINFQLNYRTKSGSLIQESMATDDPGKPYSWSPLRF is encoded by the coding sequence ATGATTCAACCAGGATATAAAAAACAAAAAACGAAATTGTTGACGGTGCTGATCGGTTGCTTTGTCAGCCTGTCGTCCTCCTGCTCGTCCGGTGGCGGTGATGACATTGTGCCGAAAACTGAACCTGCCATTCACGAAAATATAGATGGTATTCGGATTGCCTGGGATTACAGCACGCGAGTGAAAATTGCGCCGGCTGATGATCAGTCTGCAGGCTATTACGGATATGCTCGAATGAGGGAGTTGCATGACGGGCGTCTGGTTTGTGTGTACGAAACTTCATACGGTAATATTGAACTGGTCTTTAGCGATGATAAAGGAGCCAGCTGGGGAGAGCGTCAAACCATATTTGCGACCGAAAATAATATTGCGATGGCGGTGCCCGATCTGATTGAGTTGACCGATCACTCGCTGTTGGTCGCTTGTAATCCGCGTCCGCGACAACCATACTCGGATGACCGGAAATTTGGAATCAAAGTATGCAAAAGTCCGGATGGCGGTCAAAGCTGGGACGAGGAACAAGAGATTTACCAGGCACAGTCGATTTTTGAAGATGGTTGTTGGGAACCGTCGTTTGTACAGCTACCCAGCGGCGAAGTTCAGCTATTCTTTGCGAACGAAGGTTTTTTTACCAGTAGTTCGGAGCAAAATATTTCCATGTTCCGATCGCTCAACAACGGAGACAGTTGGGCCGCGGAGCCTGTTGTGGTCGGATTTCGGCCGGGACGGCGTGATGGAATGCCTGTGCCTCTTCTTTTGGAAGACAAAGGCGAAATTCTGGTTGCTGTCGAGGACAATAAAGTCGGCGAATTCAAGCCAACGATTTATCGGGAGAAAATACCAAACAATTGGAATGACGTATTTATTTCAGCGGATGATTCGCGCAGATCGTATCACCCTATGACTGACCGGCTTGCTGATGACATTTATGCAGGTGCTCCGTATTTGGCTCGCCTGGAAGCAGGGGAGGTGTTGCTTTCTTATCAAACCACACTCAATCGGAGCAAACAGTGGGATTTATCTTCAATGGCAGTCGAAATAGGCGATGAGAGCGGTTTACTTTTTGGCAACCGAACCATTCCTTTCGATATTCCCATTACAAGAAGAGGGCTGTGGAACTCACTCGCGGTAATCGATGGCAATACGCCTGTAGCAATAACTTCTACTGATGCCTGGTCTACGAATTCTGTTCAGGTATGGATGATCAAAGGGCATGTCATTCCTGAGTTTGTAATTCGCCAGGGAACGGCTAGCGTGGACGGTCAGCTGGATGATGCTTGCTGGGATGGCGAATGGCCGTATTTTGTTGGGCATAAGGGTGTTTTGCGCATGTATGCTAGCTTGAGTAAAGATCAGGAGAACCTGTACTTGGCGGCCCGGATTGAAGACACTGATTATTCTTCATCGAATACAAATGAGCTTGTTTTTCAATTTGATACCGAACGGAAAGGTTACGAAAAACCACACCAGGGTATTTTTGCGGTTCATTGCCAAAGGGACGGTGCCATTTCGATTGAAGAAGGATCGTTTGGAGAATGGGAACCGGTTGAAAGTGTTTCGGGTGTTGCTTACAAGGTCGTTCAATCCGGAAGCAGCTATTTCATAGAATTGGCAATCCCGTTAAGCCTGTTTCATTCTGAATTCACGACTGGCAAGCATATGGGGATCAACTTCCAACTCAATTATAGAACGAAAAGCGGTTCCTTGATTCAGGAATCTATGGCAACAGACGACCCGGGAAAACCATACAGCTGGAGCCCGTTAAGATTTTAA